The following proteins come from a genomic window of Streptomyces sp. NBC_00539:
- the crtI gene encoding phytoene desaturase family protein, giving the protein MRTVDGRTDHVVVVGAGLAGLAAALHLLGAGRRVTVVERAAVPGGRAGYLEKGGFRFDTGPTVLTMPHLLEEAFAAVGDSLEDRLELTPLHPAYRASFADGSTLDVHTGAEAMEAEIERFAGSREALGYRRLRRWLQDLYRAQIRRFIDTNFDSPRQLLHPDLARLAALGGFGRLDPAIGRFVKDERLRRVFSFQALYAGVPPARALAAYAVIAYMDTIAGVYFPTGGMHALPRAMADSAADAGATLWYGQEVTRLERRGERITAVITDRQRIACDAVVLTPDLPVVYGLLGGAPRRPLRLRHSPSAVVLHLGTDRSWSRLAHHSIFFGSRWKETFHEVTRSGRLMSDPSLLVTRPTATDPSLAPAGRHSHYVLAPCPNTDIGPSADRWAVLGPHYRRELLGVLERRGLTGLEASVEEEALFTPADWTAQGHAAGTPFSAAHTFAQTGPFRPRNLVRGTSNAVLAGCGTTPGVGVPTVLISGKLAAARITGAAVRPLPRARADENGAPA; this is encoded by the coding sequence ATGAGGACCGTCGACGGTCGTACGGACCACGTGGTCGTCGTGGGGGCCGGTCTCGCGGGCCTCGCCGCCGCCCTGCACCTGCTGGGCGCGGGCCGGCGGGTCACCGTGGTGGAACGCGCCGCAGTCCCGGGGGGCAGGGCGGGGTACCTGGAGAAGGGCGGCTTCCGCTTCGACACGGGCCCGACCGTGCTGACCATGCCCCACCTGCTGGAAGAGGCTTTCGCGGCCGTCGGTGACAGCTTGGAGGACCGGCTGGAGCTCACGCCGCTGCACCCCGCCTACCGGGCCTCCTTCGCCGACGGGAGCACGCTGGACGTCCACACCGGCGCCGAGGCGATGGAAGCGGAGATCGAACGGTTCGCCGGCAGCCGGGAGGCGCTGGGGTACCGGCGGCTGCGCCGTTGGCTCCAGGACCTCTACCGGGCCCAGATCCGGCGGTTCATCGACACGAACTTCGATTCGCCCCGGCAGCTGCTGCACCCCGACCTGGCCCGGCTGGCGGCGCTCGGCGGCTTCGGCCGCCTGGACCCCGCCATCGGACGTTTCGTCAAGGACGAGCGGCTGCGGAGGGTCTTCTCCTTCCAGGCCCTGTACGCGGGCGTGCCGCCGGCCCGCGCCCTTGCCGCCTACGCGGTCATCGCCTACATGGACACCATCGCCGGTGTCTACTTCCCCACGGGGGGCATGCACGCCCTGCCGCGGGCCATGGCCGACTCCGCCGCGGACGCGGGCGCCACCCTGTGGTACGGGCAGGAGGTGACACGGCTGGAGCGGCGCGGCGAGAGGATCACCGCCGTCATCACCGACCGGCAGCGCATCGCCTGCGACGCGGTCGTCCTCACTCCCGACCTGCCGGTCGTCTACGGGCTCCTCGGCGGAGCGCCGCGACGGCCGCTCCGGCTGCGTCACTCCCCCTCGGCCGTGGTCCTGCACCTGGGAACCGACCGTAGCTGGTCCCGGCTCGCCCATCATTCGATCTTCTTCGGCTCCCGGTGGAAGGAGACCTTTCACGAGGTGACACGGTCGGGGCGGCTCATGAGCGACCCGTCCCTCCTCGTCACCCGCCCCACCGCCACCGACCCCTCGCTGGCGCCGGCGGGGCGGCACAGCCACTACGTCCTGGCGCCGTGCCCCAACACCGACATCGGTCCCTCGGCAGACCGGTGGGCCGTGCTCGGGCCCCACTACCGCCGGGAACTCCTCGGCGTGCTCGAACGCCGGGGCCTGACCGGTCTGGAGGCCTCCGTCGAAGAGGAAGCCCTGTTCACGCCGGCCGACTGGACCGCGCAGGGCCACGCCGCGGGCACTCCCTTCTCCGCCGCCCACACCTTCGCCCAGACCGGTCCCTTCCGCCCGCGCAACCTCGTGCGGGGCACGTCGAACGCCGTCCTGGCCGGCTGCGGTACGACACCGGGTGTCGGCGTTCCCACGGTCCTGATCTCGGGCAAGCTCGCCGCCGCACGCATCACGGGGGCGGCCGTACGGCCCCTCCCGCGCGCCCGAGCCGATGAGAACGGAGCACCGGCGTGA
- a CDS encoding class I SAM-dependent methyltransferase yields the protein MPTHALRPHPVHTRPVHTRPVLRDDDLSAAFDHAASTYDLLVGAHPGYHSQLRRSARRLGLPSLPPGSRLLDLGCGTGASTAALLASGGQRCRITAADASAGMLERAATKRWPANVTFVHTPADRVGDVAADGPFDAVFAAYLFRNVTDTDGALAAVLSAMAPGGRIAVHEYTLSGSPVHRAAWSAVCRGVVMPLGRATGNAALYAHLWRSVVAFDTAPRFAERMRRAGFADVRALPLAGWQGGITHTFVARAPRRARPAA from the coding sequence ATGCCCACGCACGCCTTGCGCCCCCACCCCGTGCACACCCGCCCCGTGCACACCCGCCCCGTCCTGCGCGACGACGACCTGTCCGCGGCCTTCGACCACGCCGCGTCGACCTACGACCTGCTGGTCGGCGCCCATCCCGGCTACCACAGCCAACTGCGCCGCTCGGCCCGCCGCCTCGGCCTCCCGTCGCTGCCCCCCGGCAGTCGGCTGCTCGACCTGGGCTGCGGCACGGGTGCCTCGACCGCCGCGCTGCTCGCCTCGGGTGGCCAGAGGTGCCGGATCACGGCCGCCGACGCATCGGCGGGAATGCTGGAGCGGGCCGCGACGAAGCGATGGCCGGCCAACGTCACCTTCGTCCACACGCCGGCGGACCGTGTGGGTGACGTCGCGGCGGACGGCCCCTTCGACGCGGTCTTCGCCGCCTACCTCTTCCGCAACGTCACCGACACCGACGGCGCGCTGGCGGCGGTCCTATCCGCCATGGCGCCCGGCGGCCGCATCGCCGTGCACGAGTACACGCTGAGCGGCAGCCCAGTGCACCGGGCCGCCTGGAGCGCCGTGTGCCGAGGCGTGGTGATGCCGCTCGGCCGCGCGACGGGAAACGCGGCACTGTACGCGCACCTGTGGCGCAGCGTCGTCGCCTTCGACACGGCCCCGCGGTTCGCGGAGCGGATGCGGCGCGCGGGCTTCGCCGACGTACGGGCCCTGCCGCTCGCCGGATGGCAAGGGGGCATCACCCACACGTTCGTGGCCCGGGCCCCGAGGCGCGCAAGGCCGGCGGCATGA
- a CDS encoding FAD-dependent oxidoreductase produces the protein MTSRGRERRYPGRDRRAHEVPGHPGRERIDGPAPRVAVVGGGIAGLAAAVPLAERGVEVTVFEREPGLGGRLAGWPVRLRDGSPATMSRGFHAFFRQYYNLRALLRRTDPGLHGLVGLPDYPLRHSGGGVDGFARVPRTPPLSALGFVARSPSFGWRDLTRMDARAALPLLDVAVPEVYRRLDGVSAAEFLAAIRFPEAAQHLAFEVFSRSFFADPARLSAAELVLMFHIYFLGSSEGLLFDVPREPFPQALWEPLGRHLTAQGADVRTATAVEEVRPAGAAGFEVRVAGRDEHFDAVVLAMDVQGLRRVVAASEDLGDERWREDIAGLRTAAPFLVSRLWLDRPVRPGRPGFLGTSGYGDLDNVSVLDRWEGEAHRWALRTGGSVVELHAYAVDPTQERSAVETRLVEQLHRVYGETREAGTVDVRHEWREDCPLFEIGGHASRPGVRTPHPRLLVAGDMVRTGLPVALMERAATSGFLAANALLEQWGVRGETLWTVPRRGRSAPLRTLARLSRAPGQDG, from the coding sequence ATGACGTCCAGGGGCCGGGAGCGCCGCTACCCCGGAAGGGACCGGCGGGCCCACGAGGTGCCCGGGCACCCGGGCCGGGAGCGGATCGACGGGCCGGCACCCCGCGTCGCGGTGGTCGGCGGCGGCATCGCGGGGCTGGCCGCGGCGGTGCCGCTGGCGGAGCGCGGGGTGGAGGTGACCGTGTTCGAGCGGGAGCCCGGACTCGGCGGGCGACTGGCCGGCTGGCCGGTCCGTCTGCGCGACGGTTCGCCCGCCACGATGAGCCGCGGCTTCCACGCCTTCTTCCGCCAGTACTACAACCTGCGCGCGCTGCTGAGGCGTACCGATCCGGGCCTGCACGGTCTCGTGGGACTTCCCGACTACCCCCTACGGCACAGCGGTGGCGGCGTGGACGGCTTCGCGCGCGTACCGCGCACCCCTCCGCTCAGCGCGCTGGGGTTCGTCGCCCGCAGCCCGTCCTTCGGCTGGCGGGATCTGACGAGGATGGACGCGCGGGCCGCGCTGCCGCTGCTGGACGTGGCGGTGCCCGAGGTCTACCGCAGGCTCGACGGGGTGAGCGCAGCCGAGTTCCTGGCCGCCATCCGGTTCCCGGAGGCCGCGCAGCACCTCGCGTTCGAGGTGTTCTCCCGCAGCTTCTTCGCCGACCCGGCCCGGCTGTCGGCCGCCGAGCTGGTGCTGATGTTCCACATCTACTTCCTCGGTTCCAGCGAGGGCCTGCTCTTCGACGTGCCGCGCGAGCCGTTCCCCCAGGCCCTGTGGGAGCCGCTGGGTCGTCACCTCACCGCACAGGGGGCCGACGTGCGCACGGCGACGGCCGTGGAGGAGGTCCGCCCGGCGGGGGCCGCCGGCTTCGAGGTACGGGTGGCCGGCCGGGACGAACACTTCGACGCCGTGGTCCTGGCCATGGACGTCCAGGGCCTGCGGCGGGTCGTGGCGGCCTCGGAGGACCTCGGTGACGAACGGTGGCGCGAGGACATCGCCGGACTGCGTACGGCCGCGCCGTTCCTCGTCTCACGGCTGTGGCTGGACCGCCCGGTCCGGCCCGGACGGCCGGGCTTCCTCGGGACGAGCGGCTACGGGGACCTGGACAACGTCAGCGTCCTCGACCGCTGGGAAGGAGAGGCCCACCGGTGGGCGCTGCGCACCGGTGGCTCGGTGGTGGAGCTGCACGCGTACGCCGTGGATCCGACGCAGGAACGTTCGGCGGTCGAGACGAGGCTCGTGGAGCAGTTGCACAGGGTCTACGGGGAGACCCGGGAGGCCGGAACGGTCGACGTACGGCACGAATGGCGAGAGGACTGCCCGCTGTTCGAGATCGGCGGCCATGCCTCCCGTCCCGGGGTGCGCACTCCCCATCCCCGGCTGCTGGTGGCCGGCGACATGGTCCGTACGGGGCTGCCCGTCGCGCTGATGGAGCGGGCGGCCACCAGCGGGTTCCTGGCCGCCAACGCGCTGCTGGAGCAGTGGGGAGTACGGGGCGAGACGCTGTGGACGGTGCCGCGACGGGGGCGGTCCGCGCCGCTGCGGACGCTGGCGCGGCTGAGCCGCGCCCCGGGACAGGACGGTTGA
- a CDS encoding VOC family protein, which yields MLTGIVFDATDVARMDHFWLNATQGRTGGLRLRFVSSAVPRAVHKNRLHLDLAGGPDWEAEVARLLTLGATRVGIGQGDVPWDVLADPEGNEFCVLRPGHPGVLADSGLVAICLDVAEENRDAQSAFWQSQANWHAAEHHDRCVRLRRSPLSTVSLVRGPPAAPKAGRNRLRLEVTKVTGGDGEYGEFLDPGGNEFHITC from the coding sequence ATGCTGACGGGCATCGTGTTCGACGCGACGGATGTGGCGCGCATGGATCACTTCTGGCTGAACGCCACGCAGGGGCGGACGGGCGGCCTGCGGTTGCGGTTCGTGTCGTCCGCCGTCCCGAGGGCGGTGCACAAGAACCGACTCCATCTGGACTTGGCCGGGGGGCCGGACTGGGAGGCAGAGGTCGCGCGTTTGCTCACACTCGGTGCGACGCGGGTCGGCATCGGCCAGGGGGACGTCCCGTGGGACGTGCTGGCCGATCCCGAGGGCAACGAGTTCTGCGTGCTGCGCCCCGGTCACCCCGGTGTGCTCGCCGACTCCGGGCTCGTCGCGATCTGCCTCGACGTCGCCGAGGAGAACCGCGACGCCCAGTCGGCCTTCTGGCAGTCCCAGGCGAATTGGCACGCGGCCGAGCACCACGACCGGTGCGTTCGGTTGCGCCGGAGTCCCCTCAGCACGGTCTCGTTGGTGAGGGGACCGCCGGCGGCACCGAAGGCGGGCCGGAACCGATTGCGCTTGGAGGTCACCAAGGTCACCGGAGGTGACGGGGAGTACGGCGAGTTCCTCGACCCCGGCGGGAACGAGTTCCACATCACGTGTTGA
- a CDS encoding DUF5914 domain-containing protein has product MSAKRTRRGRYPLSLRRAPVPWERQEPTWRAAAPRIIGASLERALARPSGNWYVLGASRAIGPDEPHGFTVAGEEIVVWRDGRGRLLAGSGICPHLGAPLAQARVHCGTLVCHWHGMALDGGPSAGWNAYPAHDDGVLCWVRLDAHGKEEPSPLPVVPRRPGPGRAVACVYEATGICEPEDIVANRLDPWHGAWFHPYSFVDLRVLDAPDPSSTPSSSSRGEALVVRVSFRLTDRIVIPVTAEFTAPDPRTVVMHITEGEGRGSVVETHATPLGPGRDGRPRTRVTEAVIAASERPGFAVARAGATLLRPLMRRAAGRLWKDDLAYAERRWQLRDCGRFPG; this is encoded by the coding sequence GTGAGCGCGAAACGCACCCGCCGCGGCCGCTACCCCCTCAGCCTGCGCCGGGCGCCCGTCCCCTGGGAGCGGCAGGAACCCACCTGGCGCGCCGCCGCTCCCCGCATCATCGGTGCGTCGCTGGAGCGGGCGCTCGCCCGGCCGTCGGGCAACTGGTACGTCCTCGGCGCCTCCCGGGCCATCGGACCCGACGAGCCGCACGGATTCACCGTGGCCGGCGAGGAGATCGTCGTGTGGCGCGACGGACGGGGCCGTCTGCTGGCCGGCTCCGGGATCTGTCCCCACCTCGGGGCCCCGCTGGCGCAGGCCCGGGTCCACTGCGGGACACTCGTCTGCCACTGGCACGGAATGGCCCTGGACGGCGGCCCCTCGGCAGGCTGGAACGCCTACCCGGCTCACGACGACGGCGTCCTGTGCTGGGTCCGGCTCGACGCTCACGGGAAGGAGGAGCCGTCGCCGCTGCCCGTCGTGCCCCGGCGCCCCGGCCCCGGCCGCGCGGTGGCCTGCGTCTACGAGGCCACTGGGATCTGCGAGCCCGAGGACATCGTCGCCAACCGCCTCGACCCGTGGCACGGGGCCTGGTTCCACCCGTATTCCTTCGTCGACCTGCGCGTCCTGGACGCTCCGGACCCGTCTTCGACACCGTCATCGTCGTCACGGGGGGAAGCCCTGGTCGTCCGCGTGTCCTTCCGCCTCACCGACCGGATCGTCATTCCCGTCACCGCCGAGTTCACCGCCCCGGATCCGCGGACCGTCGTCATGCACATCACCGAGGGCGAAGGGCGGGGCTCCGTGGTGGAGACCCATGCGACCCCCCTGGGGCCGGGCCGCGACGGCCGGCCCCGGACCAGGGTGACGGAGGCCGTGATCGCGGCCTCCGAGCGTCCCGGCTTCGCCGTCGCCCGGGCCGGCGCGACCCTGCTGCGGCCGCTGATGCGCCGGGCGGCGGGCCGGCTGTGGAAGGACGACCTGGCCTACGCGGAACGCCGGTGGCAGCTGCGCGACTGCGGCCGCTTCCCCGGCTGA
- a CDS encoding polyprenyl synthetase family protein, which translates to MIAKAVLAHAPTPARAGSTGERVDADVPAAVRGELEAVLDGLLARARSLDPVFASDVAERLAAFTLRGGRRTRSRFLWWTARACGAGEDLTPALLRVATALELIQTCALVHDDVMDRSALRRGGPSFHTQVAARYADSCGAPSAFGASAAVLAGDLALAWADDLVAAADLPRGTRDSVLDIWRLMRTEMVAGQYLDLYTQATGTRSAPLALRTACLKTARYTVERPMALGAAMAGADAATAAALGAAGRCAGVAFQLRDDLLGVFGDPEVTGKPAGDDIRAGKNTYVAALAVSLAAAGPDARATHLLDRFLGDRSLTEEGLAEVGEVLRTTGAVARVERRIRRLAAAAERHLSRAELRGPGQVALVRLLREVASPHPAPEEGSRLPASAPAAAVRRAGGDR; encoded by the coding sequence ATGATTGCGAAGGCCGTTCTCGCACACGCACCCACCCCCGCACGAGCCGGGTCGACGGGCGAGCGGGTGGACGCGGACGTGCCCGCAGCGGTGCGCGGGGAACTCGAAGCCGTGCTGGACGGTCTGCTGGCCCGCGCCCGGTCGCTCGACCCCGTCTTCGCCTCCGACGTGGCCGAACGCCTTGCCGCCTTCACCCTGCGCGGCGGGCGCCGCACCCGGTCCAGGTTCCTGTGGTGGACCGCCCGTGCCTGCGGGGCCGGCGAGGATCTGACACCCGCGCTGCTGCGCGTCGCCACGGCCCTCGAACTCATCCAGACGTGCGCCCTCGTCCACGACGACGTGATGGACCGGTCCGCGCTCCGCCGGGGCGGCCCGTCCTTCCACACGCAGGTCGCCGCGCGGTACGCCGACAGCTGCGGGGCCCCCAGTGCCTTCGGCGCGTCCGCCGCCGTCCTCGCCGGCGACCTGGCCCTCGCGTGGGCCGACGATCTCGTGGCCGCGGCCGACCTGCCGCGCGGCACACGGGACTCCGTGCTGGACATATGGCGGCTCATGCGGACGGAGATGGTGGCCGGACAGTACCTGGACCTGTACACCCAGGCCACCGGCACCCGTTCCGCCCCGCTCGCCCTGCGCACCGCCTGCCTCAAGACGGCCCGCTACACCGTGGAGCGGCCGATGGCCCTGGGGGCGGCGATGGCCGGGGCGGACGCCGCCACCGCGGCGGCACTGGGCGCCGCCGGGCGCTGCGCCGGGGTCGCCTTCCAGCTCCGAGACGACCTGCTCGGTGTGTTCGGCGATCCCGAGGTCACGGGGAAGCCGGCGGGCGACGACATCAGGGCCGGCAAGAACACCTACGTGGCGGCGCTGGCGGTCTCCCTCGCCGCCGCCGGTCCCGATGCCCGCGCAACGCACCTGCTCGACCGGTTCCTGGGGGACCGCTCCCTCACCGAGGAGGGTCTGGCCGAGGTCGGGGAGGTCCTTCGGACCACTGGTGCGGTCGCCCGCGTCGAACGGCGCATCCGGAGGCTGGCCGCCGCCGCCGAGCGCCACCTGTCCCGGGCGGAGCTTCGCGGCCCGGGACAGGTGGCCCTGGTGCGTCTCCTGCGCGAGGTGGCTTCGCCCCACCCCGCTCCGGAGGAGGGCTCCCGCCTCCCCGCGTCGGCCCCGGCCGCAGCGGTTCGGCGCGCGGGAGGCGACCGATGA
- a CDS encoding phytoene/squalene synthase family protein, whose amino-acid sequence MTRRELDAAGITEPALRASYTACRRLNARHGRTYFLATRLLPADRRPAVHALYGFARWADDIVDDLDGATEEQRSRLLGDLTASLTSVLAGGRTEDPVVRALADTAVRYRIPAVHFTDFLASMRSDLSVTHYPTMRHLRDYMHGSAAVIGLQMLPVLGTVGSPEEAAPYAAALGEAFQLTNFIRDVGEDLDRGRVYLPSDLLSAHGVDRDLLLWSRGTGRGDPRITEALKAAAAHTRGVYARAEPGIGMLQPASRPCIRTAFVLYGDILDAVARDGYASLHRRSTVPRRRRAAIAGRGLVRAVAARRRRPGAPPQSASARPVPTPPAGGAAQNVTEGAR is encoded by the coding sequence GTGACGCGACGCGAACTCGACGCGGCCGGCATCACCGAACCGGCCCTGCGTGCCTCGTACACCGCCTGCCGCCGCCTCAACGCCCGCCACGGCCGGACGTATTTCCTCGCCACGCGCCTGCTGCCCGCCGACCGGCGCCCGGCCGTGCACGCCCTCTACGGCTTCGCGCGCTGGGCGGACGACATCGTCGACGACCTCGACGGCGCCACCGAGGAGCAGCGCTCGCGGCTCCTGGGCGACCTCACCGCCTCGCTCACGTCGGTTCTGGCCGGCGGCCGCACCGAGGACCCGGTCGTGCGCGCGCTGGCGGACACCGCCGTGCGCTACCGCATCCCGGCCGTCCACTTCACCGACTTCCTGGCCTCCATGCGCAGCGACTTGAGCGTCACCCACTATCCGACGATGCGGCACCTGCGCGACTACATGCACGGCTCGGCCGCCGTGATCGGCCTGCAGATGCTGCCGGTCCTCGGCACGGTCGGCTCCCCGGAGGAGGCCGCGCCGTACGCCGCGGCGCTCGGCGAGGCCTTCCAGTTGACCAACTTCATCCGGGACGTGGGCGAGGACCTCGACCGCGGCCGTGTCTACCTGCCGTCGGACCTCCTGTCCGCGCACGGCGTGGACCGCGACCTGCTGCTGTGGAGCCGCGGGACGGGGCGCGGCGATCCGCGCATCACCGAGGCGCTCAAGGCCGCGGCGGCGCACACCCGGGGCGTGTACGCGCGGGCCGAGCCCGGCATCGGCATGCTGCAGCCCGCGAGCCGCCCTTGCATCCGTACCGCTTTCGTGTTGTACGGGGACATCCTCGACGCCGTCGCCCGTGACGGGTACGCCTCGCTCCACCGGCGTTCGACGGTGCCCCGGCGCCGACGGGCGGCGATCGCCGGACGGGGCCTCGTGCGCGCCGTCGCCGCACGCCGTCGCCGCCCCGGCGCGCCACCGCAGTCGGCGTCGGCCCGACCCGTGCCCACTCCCCCGGCCGGGGGCGCGGCGCAGAACGTGACGGAGGGAGCACGGTGA
- a CDS encoding lycopene cyclase family protein, whose translation MDEHADVVVIGAGASGLSLAMRLSAAGAWATPRPSVVVLEACPGPLRAPDRTWCFWEEGPGEYEALLTGRWDKLRVTGPDGRAADSELGAWRYKMLRSAPFEAAARRTLADRGCERVQVDVESVRECPGGAEARGHDTDGRPRTFRARWVFDSRPPRPLPPSRSALLQHFKGWFVRTPAPAFDPSYAHLMDFRTAQPPSGLSFAYVLPFSPTEALVEYTRFSPRVLPDAAYDEELRHYCRDVLGLGAFTVTATESGVIPMTDSRFPRGRGRSVVPIGAAGGATRPSTGYTFAAIQRQTRAIDLALRRGHDPVAPAPYGARPLAMDAVLLRALTTGRLDGARFFTDLFRTVPADRLLRFLDGTTSWWEDLLLGLRTPVTPMLLSLLELPLVRRRTHP comes from the coding sequence GTGGACGAGCACGCGGACGTGGTGGTCATCGGGGCGGGCGCCTCCGGGCTGAGCCTCGCGATGCGGCTGAGCGCCGCCGGGGCGTGGGCCACGCCCCGGCCCTCGGTGGTCGTCCTGGAGGCGTGCCCCGGCCCCCTGCGTGCACCGGACCGCACGTGGTGCTTCTGGGAGGAGGGGCCGGGTGAGTACGAGGCCCTGCTCACCGGCCGCTGGGACAAGCTCAGGGTGACCGGACCCGACGGTCGCGCCGCCGACTCGGAACTCGGTGCGTGGCGGTACAAAATGCTGCGCTCCGCCCCGTTCGAGGCCGCCGCCCGCCGCACGCTGGCGGACCGGGGTTGCGAACGCGTCCAAGTGGACGTCGAGTCGGTGCGGGAGTGCCCGGGCGGGGCGGAGGCGCGCGGGCACGACACGGACGGGCGCCCGCGTACGTTCCGTGCACGATGGGTGTTCGACTCGCGCCCCCCGCGGCCGCTGCCCCCGTCCCGCAGCGCGCTGCTCCAGCACTTCAAGGGGTGGTTCGTGCGGACCCCGGCCCCGGCGTTCGATCCGTCCTACGCCCACCTGATGGACTTCCGGACCGCGCAGCCCCCGTCGGGCCTGTCCTTCGCCTACGTGCTGCCGTTCAGCCCCACCGAAGCCCTCGTGGAGTACACCCGCTTCTCGCCGCGCGTGCTGCCCGACGCGGCCTACGACGAGGAACTGCGCCACTACTGCCGCGACGTCCTCGGCCTGGGCGCCTTCACGGTCACCGCCACCGAGTCGGGCGTCATCCCCATGACCGACTCCCGCTTCCCGCGCGGGCGGGGCCGCTCCGTCGTGCCCATCGGTGCGGCCGGCGGTGCGACCCGGCCCTCTACGGGCTACACCTTCGCCGCGATCCAACGCCAGACCCGCGCCATCGACCTGGCGCTGCGCCGCGGTCACGACCCGGTCGCCCCCGCTCCCTACGGTGCCCGTCCGCTGGCCATGGACGCGGTGCTGCTGCGGGCCCTCACGACGGGACGGCTGGACGGGGCGCGCTTCTTCACCGACCTCTTCCGCACCGTGCCGGCCGACCGCCTGCTGAGGTTCCTGGACGGCACGACGAGCTGGTGGGAGGACCTCCTGCTCGGCTTGCGCACCCCGGTCACACCCATGCTCCTGTCCCTGCTGGAACTGCCTCTGGTGCGCCGACGGACGCACCCGTGA